From Nitrososphaerales archaeon, the proteins below share one genomic window:
- the metG gene encoding methionine--tRNA ligase, with amino-acid sequence MKKIVVTSALPYANGEIHLGHIASTYLPADIFTRYCRLKGYDAIHVCATDDFGTPILIRAEQERKKPQEYVAYWHQRDYEDFTALGISFDFFHQTSSKENIEFVQYVFRKLYDNGFIYETPVIQFYCNNDKKFLPDRYVVGKCPYCSAENQYSDLCEKCGRVPSEIQDPKCAICGAIPVKKETKHYFFKLSSFSAKLKEWLTANKNLQDDVKNYVLKWIDDGLQDWDITRDIQWGVQIPLKEADMKVLYGWFDNHLCYISSTLTYLKRKGIDGKEFWNSAEIYHFIGKDIVYHHYLFLPAMRLGINEEYKLPDFIPTRGHLMLQAQKISKSRKWYISLRDFLDKYPPDYLRFYVALITPYSQQDLNFDWDDFASRINNELIANVGNFVNRALSFAQTKFDGTVPEPNDNDDADYESIDQIKKISGEVGELLASNKVDKALKRILKFSAHFNQYFQKKEPWTNVERANNCIYISINAVRTLAILLEPYMPFSSERIWKQLNAEGSVHGQRWDSASELLIKENHKLGDIEPLFRKIATKEMEVEKRKLGR; translated from the coding sequence ATGAAGAAAATAGTTGTCACAAGCGCCCTGCCATATGCGAATGGTGAGATCCATCTTGGGCATATAGCATCGACATACTTGCCAGCGGATATATTCACAAGGTATTGTAGGCTAAAGGGTTATGACGCAATACATGTATGCGCTACAGATGACTTTGGCACCCCCATACTTATAAGGGCTGAACAGGAACGCAAGAAACCGCAGGAATATGTTGCTTATTGGCATCAACGTGATTATGAGGATTTTACCGCTCTTGGAATCTCATTTGATTTCTTTCACCAAACAAGTTCCAAGGAAAATATTGAGTTCGTTCAGTATGTTTTTAGGAAATTGTACGATAACGGTTTCATTTACGAGACACCTGTTATACAGTTCTATTGTAACAACGATAAGAAATTTTTGCCAGATAGATACGTTGTAGGCAAATGCCCCTACTGCAGCGCAGAGAACCAATACTCTGATCTTTGCGAAAAGTGTGGCAGGGTTCCTTCAGAAATACAAGATCCTAAGTGTGCTATATGTGGAGCAATTCCCGTTAAAAAGGAAACTAAACACTATTTCTTCAAACTCTCAAGTTTTTCTGCGAAACTCAAAGAATGGCTTACAGCCAACAAGAACCTGCAGGATGATGTAAAGAATTATGTTCTAAAGTGGATTGATGATGGGTTGCAAGACTGGGACATAACTAGGGACATACAGTGGGGAGTGCAAATACCGTTAAAAGAAGCCGACATGAAGGTTCTCTACGGCTGGTTTGACAACCATCTATGTTATATATCTTCTACATTAACATATCTTAAGAGGAAAGGAATTGATGGAAAGGAATTCTGGAACAGTGCAGAGATCTATCATTTTATTGGGAAGGATATAGTATATCATCACTACCTTTTCCTGCCAGCGATGAGGCTTGGGATAAACGAGGAGTATAAGCTTCCTGATTTCATACCAACGCGCGGACATCTCATGTTGCAGGCTCAAAAGATATCGAAAAGTAGGAAGTGGTACATCAGTCTTAGGGACTTCCTTGACAAGTACCCGCCGGATTATCTGCGTTTTTACGTCGCACTGATAACTCCCTATAGCCAACAAGATCTTAATTTTGATTGGGATGACTTTGCATCTAGGATAAATAATGAGTTAATAGCAAATGTAGGGAATTTTGTAAACAGAGCATTGAGCTTTGCACAAACAAAATTTGATGGAACCGTACCAGAACCAAATGATAATGACGATGCTGATTATGAAAGTATTGATCAAATTAAGAAAATATCTGGCGAGGTAGGCGAGTTGCTTGCCAGTAACAAAGTAGACAAGGCTCTGAAGAGAATATTGAAGTTCTCAGCGCATTTTAACCAGTACTTCCAGAAGAAGGAGCCATGGACAAATGTGGAAAGAGCAAACAACTGTATTTACATATCTATTAATGCCGTGCGCACACTAGCAATTTTATTAGAACCCTATATGCCATTCTCCTCAGAAAGAATATGGAAGCAATTAAACGCTGAAGGATCGGTACATGGGCAAAGGTGGGATTCTGCCTCTGAATTGCTGATAAAGGAGAATCATAAACTAGGAGATATTGAACCTTTGTTCAGGAAGATAGCGACGAAGGAGATGGAAGTTGAGAAGCGCAAACTTGGAAGGTAA